A genomic window from Lycium barbarum isolate Lr01 chromosome 4, ASM1917538v2, whole genome shotgun sequence includes:
- the LOC132635902 gene encoding uncharacterized protein LOC132635902: protein MRAKFLSNLPTAPRVTLWTNPKRYTCPITLSFTSFFCIIPLLFDFLSSPSSSVDYWSLLFLCIIVFLMLLLCIREVLHEVLPGSAVHFVTGFLKSMDGLKL from the exons ATGAGGGCAAAGTTTCTTTCTAACCTTCCTACAGCTCCACGTGTTACTTTGTGGACAAACCCAAAGAGATACACCTGTCCGATTACTCTCTCTTTTACTTCCTTCTTCTGCATTATTCCTCTGCTGTTTgattttctttcttctccttcttccTCTGTTGATTATTGGTCTCTTCTGTTTCTTTGTATTATTGTTTTTTTGATGTTACTTCTTTGCATCCGGGAAGTGTTGCATGAG GTTCTACCTGGAAGCGCTGTTCACTTTGTTACTGGATTTTTGAAGTCAATGGATGGCTTAAAATTGTGA